ACAATACCGGCCTCGCGGTGCTTGAAAACATCGCCAAACCGTTCGAGGAGTTGACCGGGGCGAAGGTGATCGCAGATCGAACCGGCTCCACCTCCGAGATGGTCGCGAAGCTGCGCGCCGCGGGCGACAAACCGCAATATGACATCATCACCCTTGCTGGTGTCGGTGCGGTTGAACTGGCCGGCGACGGGCTCTTGTCGCAGCCCGATCTGGATCAACTGCCGAACCTTGCCGATGTCGATCCGCGCTTCCGCACCGGGGCGGATGGCCACGGCATCGGGTATCTCTTGTGGACCGGCGGGCTGATCTACAACACCAAGACCTTCAAGGAGCCGCCGAAGTCCTACGCAGAGATGTGGGAGGCCGCGCATTCCGGCCGCCTGTTCCTGCCGCCGGCGACATGGACGGACGCGCTGGACACCATCTTTGCGACTGGCAAGCTGCTTGGCGGTGACGGCTCCAATGCTGAGGCTGCCTTTGCCAAGCTCGCGGATTTGCGCCAGAACCTGCTGACCTTTGGCGAGAACCCGGCGCAACTCTCCGAACTGTTCCGCTCTGATGCACTGGACATCGGTGGTGTCTACGCTCCGGCCTTCTTCGCCGACGAGCTGGCCAATCCGGAGAAATCCAACATGGGCGCGACCTATGATGTGGAGGAAGGCTTCTTTGCCGATCTGATGTACACGATCATGCCGAAGGCCAAGCCCGGTGCGGATGATGTGGTCCATGCCTTCATGAACTTCACGCTCGACCCCAAAGTGCAGGGCGTGATGGCGGAGGCCGTGCTGAACGGGCCGATCAACCAAAAAGCCGAAATGAGCGAGGCCGCCAAGGCGAGCCCCTTCATCGTGAAGCCCGAACAGCTCAACGAAAAGGCGATCGTGCACGACAAGACCTTCATCGCGGACGTGCGAGAGCAGTGGATCACCCAATATCAGCAAACGCTGTCCTGATCCCGAAGGCAGAGACCTGACGTGTCCTCCACAACACTAACCCAAAAGCAGGCGCTGGCATTCGCGGTGCCTGCTTTTATCGCCTTGCTGCCCTTCCTGGTGGCTTGCCTCTACATCTTGCGCTTTTCGCTTTCTGCCGAGAAAGGTGTCATCGAGGGCTTCTCGTTGCAGGCGTACGGCGACCTGATGACGCCATTTTTTGGTCGCTCCGTCTGGCTCACGCTCAGGCTCGCCCTGGTCGCCAGCGTCGTCGTGATGATCCTCGCCGTGCCGCTGGCCTTTCTCTTGACCAGCCTTCGCAGCACCGTTGCGCGGCGGGTTCTGACGGTGACCATACTGCTGCCGATGATCCTGAACCTTCTGGTGCAGGCCTATGGCTGGATCTTGCTGTTGGGCCCATCCGGCGCGCTCAATACGGTACTGAAGTCGCTGGGGCTGATCGACC
The window above is part of the Salipiger sp. H15 genome. Proteins encoded here:
- a CDS encoding extracellular solute-binding protein, whose product is MTYALTRRSLLKTSAGAAAALAAPSILSAGDMKFAGKEVRLLTWSDNTGLAVLENIAKPFEELTGAKVIADRTGSTSEMVAKLRAAGDKPQYDIITLAGVGAVELAGDGLLSQPDLDQLPNLADVDPRFRTGADGHGIGYLLWTGGLIYNTKTFKEPPKSYAEMWEAAHSGRLFLPPATWTDALDTIFATGKLLGGDGSNAEAAFAKLADLRQNLLTFGENPAQLSELFRSDALDIGGVYAPAFFADELANPEKSNMGATYDVEEGFFADLMYTIMPKAKPGADDVVHAFMNFTLDPKVQGVMAEAVLNGPINQKAEMSEAAKASPFIVKPEQLNEKAIVHDKTFIADVREQWITQYQQTLS